The following are encoded in a window of Castanea sativa cultivar Marrone di Chiusa Pesio chromosome 5, ASM4071231v1 genomic DNA:
- the LOC142636839 gene encoding protein TRIGALACTOSYLDIACYLGLYCEROL 1, chloroplastic-like isoform X1 produces MQTVSHLHSSLYFSNRRNTINPDRRTKMQSSYQLRFAVRPSTYKFLMPVPPTRLCATPNKDDGYPSVHVLEEDTNTNHAPNPEPETLFSKWSPPRYLWRGLTVLILAGQVIIRTIKGKVHWRNTIQQLERVGPRSLGVCLLTSAFVGMAFTIQFVREFTRLGLNRSIGGVLALAFSRELSPVVTSIVVAGRIGSAFAAELGTMQVSEQTDTLRVLGADPVDYLVTPRVLASCIALPFLTLMCFTMGLASSALLADSVYGISINIILDSAQRALRAWDIISAMIKSQVFGAIISIVSCAWGVTTLGGAKGVGESTTSAVVISLVGIFMADFALSYVFFQGAGDSLKNCV; encoded by the exons ATGCAGACTGTTTCACATCTTCATTCATCCTTGTACTTCTCTAAcag AAGAAACACTATAAATCCAGATAGGCGGACAAAAATGCAATCCTCTTATCAACTTCGCTTTGCAGTAAGACCTTCGACTTATAAATTTCTAATGCCTGTGCCACCAACTAGATTGTGTGCAACTCCCAACAAAGATGATGGTTACCCGTCTGTCCATGTGTTAGAAGAAGATACAAATACCAACCACGCACCTAATCCGGAACCAGAGACTTTATTTAGCAAATGGTCACCACCTAGGTATCTGTGGAGGGGATTGACAGTTCTTATACTGGCAGGGCAGGTTATTATCAGGACAATAAAGGGAAAAGTCCACTGGAGGAATACTATCCAACAGCTGGAGAGAGTTGGGCCAAGATCGTTGGGTGTCTGTCTTCTAACTTCAGCTTTTGTTGGTATGGCTTTCACCATCCAATTTGTTAGGGAATTCACCAGATTGGGATTAAACAGATCTATTGGTGGGGTATTAGCACTGGCCTTCTCAAGGGAGCTGAGCCCCGTGGTTACATCAATAGTTGTTGCGGGGCGAATTGGAAGTGCATTTGCAGCAGAGTTAGGAACAATGCAGGTTTCTGAGCAAACTGACACATTAAGAGTCCTTGGGGCAGACCCTGTTGATTATCTTGTGACTCCTAGGGTACTTGCCTCCTGTATTGCGCTGCCATTTTTGACTCTTATGTGTTTCACAATGGGGTTGGCATCTAGTGCGCTCTTGGCTGATAGTGTTTATGGGATAAGCATTAACATTATCTTGGATTCTGCTCAGAGAGCACTTAGAGCTTGGGACATAATTAGCGCGATGATAAAGTCGCAAGTGTTTGGTGCAATAATATCTATTGTGAGCTGTGCATGGGGGGTTACTACTTTGGGAGGTGCTAAAGGTGTTGGGGAGTCTACTACTTCAGCTGTGGTTATCTCACTTGTTGGTATCTTTATGGCTGACTTTGCACTCTCTTATGTCTTCTTCCAAGGCGCTGGAGATTCACTTAAGAATTGCGTATAA
- the LOC142636839 gene encoding protein TRIGALACTOSYLDIACYLGLYCEROL 1, chloroplastic-like isoform X2: MQSSYQLRFAVRPSTYKFLMPVPPTRLCATPNKDDGYPSVHVLEEDTNTNHAPNPEPETLFSKWSPPRYLWRGLTVLILAGQVIIRTIKGKVHWRNTIQQLERVGPRSLGVCLLTSAFVGMAFTIQFVREFTRLGLNRSIGGVLALAFSRELSPVVTSIVVAGRIGSAFAAELGTMQVSEQTDTLRVLGADPVDYLVTPRVLASCIALPFLTLMCFTMGLASSALLADSVYGISINIILDSAQRALRAWDIISAMIKSQVFGAIISIVSCAWGVTTLGGAKGVGESTTSAVVISLVGIFMADFALSYVFFQGAGDSLKNCV; encoded by the coding sequence ATGCAATCCTCTTATCAACTTCGCTTTGCAGTAAGACCTTCGACTTATAAATTTCTAATGCCTGTGCCACCAACTAGATTGTGTGCAACTCCCAACAAAGATGATGGTTACCCGTCTGTCCATGTGTTAGAAGAAGATACAAATACCAACCACGCACCTAATCCGGAACCAGAGACTTTATTTAGCAAATGGTCACCACCTAGGTATCTGTGGAGGGGATTGACAGTTCTTATACTGGCAGGGCAGGTTATTATCAGGACAATAAAGGGAAAAGTCCACTGGAGGAATACTATCCAACAGCTGGAGAGAGTTGGGCCAAGATCGTTGGGTGTCTGTCTTCTAACTTCAGCTTTTGTTGGTATGGCTTTCACCATCCAATTTGTTAGGGAATTCACCAGATTGGGATTAAACAGATCTATTGGTGGGGTATTAGCACTGGCCTTCTCAAGGGAGCTGAGCCCCGTGGTTACATCAATAGTTGTTGCGGGGCGAATTGGAAGTGCATTTGCAGCAGAGTTAGGAACAATGCAGGTTTCTGAGCAAACTGACACATTAAGAGTCCTTGGGGCAGACCCTGTTGATTATCTTGTGACTCCTAGGGTACTTGCCTCCTGTATTGCGCTGCCATTTTTGACTCTTATGTGTTTCACAATGGGGTTGGCATCTAGTGCGCTCTTGGCTGATAGTGTTTATGGGATAAGCATTAACATTATCTTGGATTCTGCTCAGAGAGCACTTAGAGCTTGGGACATAATTAGCGCGATGATAAAGTCGCAAGTGTTTGGTGCAATAATATCTATTGTGAGCTGTGCATGGGGGGTTACTACTTTGGGAGGTGCTAAAGGTGTTGGGGAGTCTACTACTTCAGCTGTGGTTATCTCACTTGTTGGTATCTTTATGGCTGACTTTGCACTCTCTTATGTCTTCTTCCAAGGCGCTGGAGATTCACTTAAGAATTGCGTATAA